ATAGTGGGGGCCGGTATTATCGGGCTTGCCACGGCCGCCAACCTTGTGCAGCGCGGATATCACGTGACAATTGTCGACCGGGAAGGACCGGCAGCTGGCGCAAGTCAGGGCAACGCCGGAGCGATTGCTTGGACTGATGTTGCCCCGCTCGCAAGTCCCGGCCTTTGGAAACAGGCGATCAAGTGGTTGATGGATCCGCTTGGGCCGCTGACTGTTCGCCCAGCTTACGCCGTCAAGATCCTGCCATGGATGCTCCGCTTTATGGCGGCCTCCAATCACAGCCAGATGAAGCGCAGTACTGAGGCCCTGGCCGCACTCAATGCGGAAGCCTGGCCATCCTGGGAGCGTTTGTGGCGCGTATCCGGAACGCACAATCAGGTGCGCAAGGACGGATGCCTGGAGCTGTTCGATACCGTCAGCTCATTGAAAGATGCGCATTTGGGATGGGAGGAACAGCGAGCTTTCGGCATCGATGTCCAGGAGCTCGATCTGGCGGCTATCCGCGATATGGAACCGGGATTGTCCGATCGCGTGGTGGGTGGTGCCCTCGTGCCCGAGTGGGCGCAGGTGGATGACCCGAAATTGTTGTGTTTGTCGCTGGCCGATTGGCTGAAAAGCCAAGGGGTAGTTTTCGATGTTGGCGAAGTCGCGGGCGTCCAGTCTAAGCCTTCAGGAGTGTTGGTGACGCTTGCAGATGGCCGAACCGTACATCCGGACCGGTTGGTCATCGCTTGTGGTGCCTGGTCCAAAAAACTTGCGGCACAACTTGGCGACAAGATCCCCTTGGATACAGAGCGGGGGTACAACATCACGATTCCGGAGCCCGGTGTCACCGTGAACCGTTTCATCATGTTGCCGGGGCACGGGTTTGTCCTGTCGCCGCTGTCGACCGGACTGCGGGTTGGCGGAGCTGTTGAGTTCGGCGGGCTGGATTTACCTGAAAACTGGAAACGCGTGGATGCCATGGTTGCCAAGGCACGGCGTTTCTTTCCGGATCTCAAGACCGAAGGAGGCAAGCGCTGGATGGGTTTTCGTCCCTCTATTCCAGACAGTCTGCCTGTCATTGGTGCCGCGCCGCAGGCGGATGGGGTCTATTACGCCTTCGGTCATGCCCATCATGGTCTGACGGAAGCCGCAGTGACCGGGGAGATGATCACCGACATGATCGACGGTGCAACGCCATCCGTCGACCCGAACCCGTTCCGCGCCGACCGGTTTTGACCAGAAAAGAAAGAGTTACTTCCGTTTCTTGTTCATGGCTGCCGCAAGAGCTGCGGCCATGGCGTTGTTTCCGCCGTCATTGCCTGAGGACTTCTGAGGACCGCCCTTGCCACCGTGTGGGGCGTTACCCGGGCCTCGGCCACCACCTGATCCTTTCCCGCCGGCACCACCCGGCCGGTTTTGCGCAGTCCGCTCCTTTTGCCCCTGATAGTCGGCTTGTGACTTCATTGTCATAGAGATGCGTTTACGCGGAATGTCGACTTCCAGAATGGTGACCTTGACGATGTCACCGGCCTTGACGACCGTGTGCGGATCACCAACGAACTTGTCCGCAAGCTGGGAGACATGCACCAGACCGTCCTGGTGTACACCGACGTCGACGAAGGCGCCGAAGTTCGTGACGTTGGTCACCGTACCTTCCAGTTTCATGCCCGGTTTCAGATCCAAGATTTCCTCGACACCGTCCTGAAGCGCTGCGGTCTTGAATTCGGGGCGCGGATCACGGCCCGGCTTTTCAAGTTCGGACAGGATGTCCTTCACCGTCGGCAATCCGAATTTCTCGTCGATGAAGTCTTTCGGTTCCAGATTCTGGAGAATGCCGCTGTCGCCCATCAAATGGGGGACATCCCGGCCACAGGCTTTCACGATGCGCTTGGCGAGCGGATAGGCTTCCGGGTGAACCGAGGACGAATCGAGAGGTTCAGTTCCCTCGTTGATGCGCAGGAAGCCGGCACAGAGTTCAAACGCCTTTGCGCCTAGACGCGGCACGTCCTTCAATTGCGAGCGCTTGTCAAACCGGCCAATTGTATCGCGGTGTTCAACGACCGCTTTTGCAAGACTATCGGACAGACCGGAAATTCGCGAAAGAAGAGCCGAGGAGGCAGTGTTGAGATCAACGCCAACCGCGTTCACAGCGTCTTCGACAACTGCATCAAGGGCGCGGGCAAGTTTCGTCTGGTTGACGTCGTGCTGATACTGGCCAACGCCGATGGACTTCGGCTCGATCTTGACGAGTTCTGCCAAAGGATCCTGGAGGCGCCGGGCAATCGACGCGGCACCGCGCAGCGAGACATCAACGTCCGGCATTTCCTTCGCGGCCAGTTCCGACGCGGAATAGACTGATGCGCCGGCCTCGTTGACGATCACCTTCACTGGCCTCTGTGCCGCTGGAATATCCGCTAGGACGTCACCAGTCAGCTTGTCGGTTTCCCTGCTCGCCGTGCCGTTGCCGATGGCGATCAGGCCAACCTTGTGCTTTGCGATCAGTGCCAGAAGCGTGTTGCGGGATCCGGCAAGATCATTGCGCGGCTGGAAAGGATAGATTGTTGCGGTGTCGATCAGCTTGCCAGTCTCGTCTACCACCGCGACCTTCACCCCGGTTCGGATACCCGGATCCAGACCGAGCGTTGCTTTCGATCCTGCAGGAGCGGCGAGCAGCAGATCCTTGAGGTTCTTGGCGAACACCTGGATGGCTTCTTCCTCGGCCTTGTCCCGAAGAACACCCATCAGGTCAAGTTCCAGATGAAGGGCCAGTTTGACCTTCCAGGCAAAGCGGGCGACATCCATCAGCCATTTGTCGGCCGGTCGGCCTTGATCGACGATGCCGTAGGTGTCTGCGACCATCTTCACGGCTGGCAGGATTGGCGCCGGATCATCGGCGTCGACCGCCAGATCGACAGACAGAATTCCTTCATTGCGGCCACGGAAAAGGGCAAGAGCCCGGTGGCTCGGGATCTTTGACCAGCTCTCCGAATACTCGAAATAATCGGCGAACTTTGCGCCTTTGTCGCCCATGCCGTCGATCAGCTTCGACTGCACCACTCCGCGCGTTTCGATATACCGGCGCAGCCTGCCCACGAGCTCTGCGTTTTCTGCGAATCGTTCCATCAGGATCTGCCGAGCGCCATCAAGCGCTGCTTTCGTATCGGCAACGCCCTTGGCGTCGTCGATGAAACCTGCAGCCTCCGTTTCCGGTGTTTTTCCAGGATCGGCCAGCAGCAGGTCCGCGAGCGGTTCCAGTCCCGCTTCTCGCGCAATCTGAGCCTTGGTGCGGCGCTTCTTCTTGAAGGGCAGGTAAATATCTTCGAGCTGAGACTTGGTCTCGGCTGCTTGAATGCTTGCGGCGAGGGCCTCGGTCATCTTGCCCTGCTCATCGATGGACCGGGTGATTGCACCGCGCCGGTCTTCAAGTTCGCGCAGGTAAATCAGGCGCTCCTCGAGCTTGCGCAATTGGCTGTCGTCCAGACCGCCCGTCGCTTCTTTCCGGTACCGCGCGATGAAAGGCACCGTCGATCCTTCATCCAGCAAATGAACTGTTGCGTTCACCTGGCCGGCCTGGCAGCCGATTTCGTCTGCAATTTTTCTTGCGATCCGCAGCGCGGTTTCTGCGGCAAGGGTGTTTGCTGACTTTTGGGATGTCGGCTCTGGAGCAGTGACGCTTGTCATCTGGGTCTACACTTTCAGGACTGGAAACGAGACAGGGACGATAATTCGGACACTCTCCGTGCAAAAGAGGTCCAGTCTATGATCCACTGGCAATTCTCGATATCTGGTGTGTCGGTCGCCATGCGCTTCCAAATCAGGAACCTTTGAACGCCCAGCAACAGACCTGGACCCTGTAAACTCAAGATAGATAGTTGATGAACATCGCGTAATGAGTGCAGTTTTGTTCGGCGATTGGTCGGTAATATTGCGTAAAATTTCAACAATCGAACGATTTGCTTAGTTTTGCGTATTCTTGCGCCACTGTTATTTGGTAGTTTCGACAGTGCTGAAAAGCGGATAATACTGCTTTGCGCGTTGGAAAACAAAGTGCGTGCGAAGAAAGTTGGTTCTTTGTGCTCACCGTCGGTTTGGGCGCCGACGTTATCAGCAGACAATGGCAAGTGGGGATGTGGGTGTGACAAGAGGCCGACCGAGGAAAACAGAAACGCAAGACGCGTTGCATGGCATCATGCGCGCCTTTTGGCAGAACGGCTACAAGGCGACATCCATGAACGATCTTGTCGGTGCCTCAGGGATGGCGAAGCCCAGCCTTTATGCTGCGTTCGGTGACAAGGAAGCGATGTTTGAAAAATCGCTTCTGCACTATTTCGACTGTTACGGCGATACCGTTTTCGGTCCCTTGATGAGGGCGGAAAAACACTACCTCATCGACATCCGGAACCTCATTCAGACCGTCGGATATCTCGCCGCGGACAAGGCTACTCCGCTTGGCTGTTTCCTTTTCAACGCACAGGTTGAAAACGCCTATGGAACTGAAAAGCACAAGGTTCTGTTGTCGGATCTGGGGCAGACGAGATACGAGGGCATCCGGACCCGCTTGTTGAAGGCCGTCGACTCTGGCGAGTTGGGAGACGACGCTGACATCGATGCCCTGGCGACCTACGTCGATGGTCAGCTTGGGGCCGTGTCCATTCTGGCTCGAACCGGGGCAAGCAAATTCCG
This window of the Roseibium alexandrii DFL-11 genome carries:
- a CDS encoding NAD(P)/FAD-dependent oxidoreductase, whose protein sequence is MTKPDVTIVGAGIIGLATAANLVQRGYHVTIVDREGPAAGASQGNAGAIAWTDVAPLASPGLWKQAIKWLMDPLGPLTVRPAYAVKILPWMLRFMAASNHSQMKRSTEALAALNAEAWPSWERLWRVSGTHNQVRKDGCLELFDTVSSLKDAHLGWEEQRAFGIDVQELDLAAIRDMEPGLSDRVVGGALVPEWAQVDDPKLLCLSLADWLKSQGVVFDVGEVAGVQSKPSGVLVTLADGRTVHPDRLVIACGAWSKKLAAQLGDKIPLDTERGYNITIPEPGVTVNRFIMLPGHGFVLSPLSTGLRVGGAVEFGGLDLPENWKRVDAMVAKARRFFPDLKTEGGKRWMGFRPSIPDSLPVIGAAPQADGVYYAFGHAHHGLTEAAVTGEMITDMIDGATPSVDPNPFRADRF
- a CDS encoding Tex family protein; this translates as MTSVTAPEPTSQKSANTLAAETALRIARKIADEIGCQAGQVNATVHLLDEGSTVPFIARYRKEATGGLDDSQLRKLEERLIYLRELEDRRGAITRSIDEQGKMTEALAASIQAAETKSQLEDIYLPFKKKRRTKAQIAREAGLEPLADLLLADPGKTPETEAAGFIDDAKGVADTKAALDGARQILMERFAENAELVGRLRRYIETRGVVQSKLIDGMGDKGAKFADYFEYSESWSKIPSHRALALFRGRNEGILSVDLAVDADDPAPILPAVKMVADTYGIVDQGRPADKWLMDVARFAWKVKLALHLELDLMGVLRDKAEEEAIQVFAKNLKDLLLAAPAGSKATLGLDPGIRTGVKVAVVDETGKLIDTATIYPFQPRNDLAGSRNTLLALIAKHKVGLIAIGNGTASRETDKLTGDVLADIPAAQRPVKVIVNEAGASVYSASELAAKEMPDVDVSLRGAASIARRLQDPLAELVKIEPKSIGVGQYQHDVNQTKLARALDAVVEDAVNAVGVDLNTASSALLSRISGLSDSLAKAVVEHRDTIGRFDKRSQLKDVPRLGAKAFELCAGFLRINEGTEPLDSSSVHPEAYPLAKRIVKACGRDVPHLMGDSGILQNLEPKDFIDEKFGLPTVKDILSELEKPGRDPRPEFKTAALQDGVEEILDLKPGMKLEGTVTNVTNFGAFVDVGVHQDGLVHVSQLADKFVGDPHTVVKAGDIVKVTILEVDIPRKRISMTMKSQADYQGQKERTAQNRPGGAGGKGSGGGRGPGNAPHGGKGGPQKSSGNDGGNNAMAAALAAAMNKKRK
- a CDS encoding TetR/AcrR family transcriptional regulator; this translates as MRAFWQNGYKATSMNDLVGASGMAKPSLYAAFGDKEAMFEKSLLHYFDCYGDTVFGPLMRAEKHYLIDIRNLIQTVGYLAADKATPLGCFLFNAQVENAYGTEKHKVLLSDLGQTRYEGIRTRLLKAVDSGELGDDADIDALATYVDGQLGAVSILARTGASKFRIDQFVETAVKALPSATPFDFDDLPEFTLRQ